The DNA region TGGATAGACTTCATCTAGGGGTCTATTTTGCCAATCTTGAATATCTTGTAATATTTTATCAGTAACATTAGAGATGAAGCTTTCAGAACATTCAAAACCATATATATCTTCAATTTGTTCAGATATTTGTCTAGTAGTTAAACCACGCGCATACATGTTTATGATTTTTTGATCAATTTCAGAAATATCTTTTTGTCTCTTTTTAACTATTTGAGGATCAAAAGTAGAATTTCTATCTTGTGGAACTTCAATTTGAAATTCACCATAAGTAGAGCGAACATTTTTCTTTTTAGTACCATTACGATAATTAGTCCCATCAGAATGCTGATACTTTTCATAGCCAATGTGTTCATCCATTTCAGCTTCTAACATAGACTTAATAGTTCCACCTAAAAGGTCTTTAAGAGCTTCTTGTATATCCTCAGCAGTTTTAATATCATATTCTTCAATTAAAGAAGCAATAATATTTTTCTTTCCTTCAGTTAATGTTTTTACTTTGTAAACTTCTTTTTTTTCTTTCATAAAAATAGCCTCCTATGATTTTTAATATTCTATCATAGAAGACTATATTTTTTAACAATTTACAGACTTTTTTCTACACTCTCATTTTTTCTGTTTACTTCTGCTGAAATAGAACTATCTCCAATAGTGTATGTTAATTTAAAGCTTTCTAATATACTTAGTGCCTTATCTATCAATGATTTAGCTTGTTCTGTTTTACTTAGTCTATTAATAAATTTTCTACATATATTAGTAAGTTGCAATAAAAAATCTCTTTTTTCAATTATTTCTATATGTTCATATATAATATTATTTTCTAAGGTAAATTCTTCTATTGTATTTAACAAAACGGTTTTCCCAACACCTCTTAATCCATAATAAGCTGTTGGTCTTTGAGGATAACCAGATTTTAAAGATAATATTGACTCCTTAGCTTCTTTTATTAATTTCTTTCTTCCAGCAATGTATGTAGGCATAAGCCCTACACCTGGTGTATATAGATTTATCATTCTAATCATTTGCTACCCCCTTATTTTTTATATATTATATCACATTTTAAAATAAAAAGAGTTAGCTTTCAAAACCAACTCTTTCATATAAATTATTTTTTCTTTTCAGTCATATCTTCAAATATTTCTCTAACTGACCTACCTACATTTTCCATATCCTTAAAAATTTCTCTATTTGTTCTAATATCCTTTCTATCCATTTCTGAGAAAGTTTCTCTTAAAGTCTTTTTATTATTTTTATCATATTCTTTAAATAATTCTCTTAAAGTTTTCATATTGCCCCTTATGTAGAACATTTTCTAAATATCCATATAATAACCACTGCCCAAAATATTATTTCTAAGCGACCTAAACAAGTTTCAGCTATTTCTTTTAACAAAAAAGCACTTGCTATTATAATTAAAAATATACCTAGAACCCCATACAATAATGATTCAAACATTTAATCACCTTATTTTAAAAGTAAAAAGCCTAAAAACTAAATAGTTCTTACAATACGGAAGCCAACTTTTTTATTACTTAGTTCATCTTTTAAGCTTGATAAGTTACATTTATTTTTACTTTTTATAAAACAACGATATTCTTCATTAACATCATATGTTATCTCATTTTCTAATTCTAATTCCTCTTCTATATTTTTATCTCCATTTATCATAATTGCTATATATTCTGTTGAATTCATTAATCTATATCCTTTTAATTTTTTAAAATCAATATCTTTTAACTTTACTAGATTTCCTGTTGAGTCAATAATATTAAAAGGTTCATTTTCTTTATATTTGTATATCTGATTTAAACCATATTTTTCACTCAATCTATTACAAAATTCCAATAATTCCTCCTCTTTTATATCATTTAGTACTTTTTTCTTTTTATTATCCTTTATTTTTTTCTCATCCATAATTTCTTGCCACAACTCTTCTGTTATAAGGCTTTTACTTACCATTATACTGTATTCTTTTTCTCCAAGTACTTTTTCATTTTTAAATATATCAACCTTTACCATATACTCTTTTTCAAATTCTACTAATGTATCTAATTTTTTCATTTAAAATACCTCCCATTGAATTATTAATTTTTTTATAATATTGTTAAACAGTTCTCACAACTCTAAAACCTCTCACATAATAAGCCTCAGTAGCTAAAGCACTATGGTAACTTGTAAAAACACTGCAGTATACACCATCCCCACGCCAACATCCTCCTCTAGTTCTTTTATATTTAAAAGAATCAAGTGGTTTAACATATAACTTTTCTTTTTCAATATCCTCACTTGCATTATAGCACCATTCCCACACATTGCCACTACAATCATATAGTCCTAATTGATTAGGCTTTTTTAATCCTACATCTTGTGTTGAGCCTCCTTTTACACAACATCCCTCATCTCTTACACCAGTATTTTCAGCACACCAAGCTACTTCATCAAAATTATTGCTTCCAGAGTAAATGTAAGTATTAAATGTACCTTCATCAATAGCCTTTTGCCCCCCTCTTGCAAACCATTCCCACTCAAGTTCAGTTGGTAATCTAAACCCTTCTGTATTTTTAAAATTTACCCTTTCTGGATTAACTATTTTTCCATCTAGTTCTCTAATGCTTAATATTTCTTCTGAACTTTCACTTAAATCATACACCGGCTCTAAACCATATTTTTCACTTAATTTATTGCAAAATTTTAATGCATCCCACCAACTGACCTGTTCTAC from Fusobacterium simiae includes:
- a CDS encoding transposase — protein: MKEKKEVYKVKTLTEGKKNIIASLIEEYDIKTAEDIQEALKDLLGGTIKSMLEAEMDEHIGYEKYQHSDGTNYRNGTKKKNVRSTYGEFQIEVPQDRNSTFDPQIVKKRQKDISEIDQKIINMYARGLTTRQISEQIEDIYGFECSESFISNVTDKILQDIQDWQNRPLDEVYP
- a CDS encoding formylglycine-generating enzyme family protein; its protein translation is MEKIEILNNLENKLRNVEKEYNSIYIGDLKISNDNIEKIELEKNKILEELNLLEDEMKKANIFTKISLKLKIIDKKSKLKILDLSLKEEKDKFLSENKEIVKEYNQKLKKRENLQKEINKIKDKINKVKSKKFLCAKDFIFVEGGKYEKGEVFDIEVCKYPTTQKMWLEVMKINPSAFKGYNRPVEQVSWWDALKFCNKLSEKYGLEPVYDLSESSEEILSIRELDGKIVNPERVNFKNTEGFRLPTELEWEWFARGGQKAIDEGTFNTYIYSGSNNFDEVAWCAENTGVRDEGCCVKGGSTQDVGLKKPNQLGLYDCSGNVWEWCYNASEDIEKEKLYVKPLDSFKYKRTRGGCWRGDGVYCSVFTSYHSALATEAYYVRGFRVVRTV